A single window of Syntrophotalea acetylenica DNA harbors:
- a CDS encoding PAS domain-containing protein, translated as MINRTLWKKLWEYDPNSLVVMDHDSMMIKIVNPSFCDIVKTGEADVLGKHASAFFDDLSDFQEAWDKNSVIRKEKKFQRYGTYMRLVIFPMKDEGVVACILVDLTCEHHQREEMRRIKEELLLNVNKVIDKQMHIAQQIAGLLGETTAEAKVSLIKIRNALNEEIK; from the coding sequence TCTTTGGAAAAAGCTTTGGGAATATGATCCTAACAGCCTGGTCGTTATGGATCATGACTCCATGATGATTAAAATCGTAAATCCCTCTTTCTGTGACATCGTCAAAACCGGTGAAGCAGACGTGCTTGGCAAGCACGCTTCAGCCTTTTTTGATGACCTGAGTGATTTTCAGGAAGCCTGGGATAAAAACAGCGTCATCCGCAAGGAAAAAAAGTTCCAGCGCTACGGAACCTATATGCGACTGGTTATTTTTCCCATGAAGGATGAAGGCGTGGTGGCCTGCATCCTGGTCGATTTGACCTGCGAGCACCATCAGCGCGAAGAGATGCGCCGCATCAAGGAGGAACTGCTCCTGAATGTCAACAAGGTCATTGACAAGCAGATGCATATCGCACAGCAGATTGCGGGCCTGCTTGGAGAAACAACGGCTGAGGCAAAGGTCAGCTTGATCAAAATCCGCAACGCGCTGAATGAGGAGATCAAGTAG
- a CDS encoding M24 family metallopeptidase, protein MRPAVPFSELQSRMTRFRARMEAACPRWQMAALFDRVNQYYFTGTMQDGVLLIPRDAEAVYWVRRSYERALDESLFPRIEPMDSYRDAAQGMGPCPETIHLEAELVPLAMLQRFRKYFPITEYLSVDMQVAAVRAVKSPFELEIMRRSGMVHRRILEERLPAMLCEGMSEAQLAAELYPVMVEEGHHGVARFGMFQTEIVIGHVCFGPSSLYPTSFDGPGGNFGLGPAVPVLGNRDHTLKKGDLVFVDIGCGVDGYHTDKTMTYMFGAPLPEEVAVVHRQCVDIQNRVARQLRPGAIPSEIYRTTMDSLDPGFLENFMGYGSRQARFLGHGIGLLIDEFPVIAKGFDEPLEEGMVLALEPKKGIAHVGMVGIENTFEVTPSGGVCITGNHPGLMPVY, encoded by the coding sequence ATGCGTCCCGCCGTGCCTTTTTCAGAATTGCAGAGCCGCATGACCCGCTTTAGAGCCCGCATGGAAGCCGCCTGCCCGCGCTGGCAGATGGCCGCCCTTTTTGACCGGGTCAATCAGTACTATTTTACCGGCACCATGCAGGATGGCGTGTTGCTTATCCCCCGCGATGCCGAGGCCGTGTACTGGGTGCGGCGCAGTTATGAGCGGGCCCTGGACGAATCGCTGTTTCCGCGTATCGAGCCGATGGACAGCTACCGCGATGCCGCCCAGGGAATGGGGCCGTGTCCGGAAACCATTCATCTGGAAGCGGAGCTGGTGCCGCTGGCCATGCTGCAGCGGTTTCGGAAATATTTTCCCATCACCGAGTATCTGTCCGTCGATATGCAGGTTGCCGCGGTGCGGGCGGTCAAAAGCCCCTTTGAGCTTGAGATCATGCGGCGCTCCGGTATGGTGCACCGGCGTATTCTGGAAGAGCGGCTGCCGGCCATGCTGTGCGAAGGCATGAGCGAGGCCCAACTGGCGGCGGAGCTGTACCCGGTGATGGTCGAAGAGGGCCACCACGGGGTGGCACGCTTTGGCATGTTTCAGACGGAGATCGTGATCGGACATGTCTGCTTCGGGCCGAGTTCACTCTATCCGACCTCCTTCGATGGCCCCGGCGGCAATTTCGGGCTGGGGCCGGCGGTTCCGGTGCTGGGCAACCGCGACCACACTCTCAAAAAAGGCGATCTGGTGTTTGTCGACATCGGTTGCGGGGTTGACGGCTATCACACCGACAAGACCATGACCTATATGTTCGGCGCGCCGTTGCCGGAGGAAGTTGCGGTTGTGCACCGGCAGTGCGTCGACATTCAGAATCGGGTGGCGCGTCAGTTGCGGCCCGGGGCTATCCCCTCGGAAATCTACCGGACTACCATGGACAGCCTGGACCCCGGGTTTCTTGAAAATTTCATGGGTTACGGAAGCCGCCAGGCTCGTTTTCTCGGTCACGGCATCGGGTTGCTCATCGACGAATTCCCGGTGATCGCCAAAGGCTTCGATGAGCCGCTGGAGGAGGGTATGGTCCTCGCGCTGGAACCGAAAAAGGGCATCGCCCATGTCGGCATGGTCGGCATCGAAAACACTTTCGAGGTAACACCGTCCGGCGGTGTCTGCATCACCGGCAACCACCCCGGACTGATGCCGGTCTATTGA
- a CDS encoding integrase core domain-containing protein, translated as MIIQSTVKDAEKYNQYIDRVSPIVEKYGGCYQLERYHKTIKSECIRPKVALSLEEARAQIADYIRYYNEERLHSSLGYVAPKNKLEGRDKQIFTERDKKLEVAREVRKQKRQEGKQRLALHHPAPAAGEIFNSLTQQGQLFISG; from the coding sequence ATGATTATTCAATCAACGGTTAAGGATGCAGAGAAATATAATCAATACATTGATCGAGTCTCTCCAATTGTTGAAAAGTATGGCGGTTGTTATCAACTGGAGCGTTATCACAAAACCATCAAGAGCGAGTGCATTCGCCCCAAGGTGGCCCTTTCGCTCGAAGAGGCCAGAGCCCAGATCGCGGACTACATCCGCTACTACAACGAAGAGCGGCTGCACAGCTCTCTCGGCTACGTTGCCCCCAAGAACAAACTGGAAGGCCGGGACAAACAAATTTTCACAGAGCGCGACAAAAAACTGGAAGTGGCCCGAGAGGTCAGAAAGCAAAAGCGGCAGGAGGGGAAACAGCGCCTCGCCCTCCATCATCCTGCGCCGGCAGCCGGGGAGATCTTCAACTCACTAACTCAACAGGGGCAACTCTTTATTTCCGGCTGA
- a CDS encoding cupin domain-containing protein, with the protein MLSAGLTMAEDAVGQDYGKQPWVVDIEDLTVKNENFRTTKWTGQDLQMTVMSLKPGEEIGLEIHDEGDQFIRVEKGTARVVMGASKDKMTFDKKVSDDWAIFIPGGFWHNIINEGDQSLKVYVIYAPPEHPAGTLHKTIKESEAAHGH; encoded by the coding sequence ATGCTTTCCGCGGGCTTAACGATGGCGGAAGATGCCGTCGGGCAGGATTACGGCAAGCAGCCGTGGGTGGTCGACATCGAAGATCTGACAGTGAAAAATGAAAATTTCCGTACCACGAAGTGGACGGGTCAGGACCTTCAGATGACCGTGATGTCGCTTAAGCCAGGGGAGGAGATAGGCCTGGAGATACATGACGAGGGCGATCAGTTCATACGTGTTGAAAAAGGCACTGCCCGTGTTGTGATGGGCGCGTCGAAGGATAAAATGACTTTCGACAAAAAAGTTTCAGATGACTGGGCCATCTTTATCCCGGGTGGTTTCTGGCACAATATTATCAACGAAGGGGATCAGTCGCTCAAGGTTTACGTTATTTACGCTCCACCCGAGCACCCTGCGGGAACTTTGCACAAAACTATCAAGGAATCGGAAGCCGCCCATGGTCATTGA
- a CDS encoding metal-sulfur cluster assembly factor has protein sequence MQNDRCARVWLRLFMALLFCGGGYGLTQLPALVTAFRQAGEPECTPHREASRPSTPAATKKRPAERSGMPPEAASVENPGQPVLRDRLEKHPVYNALRAVRDPELGVSIIDLGMIRDIAEDGPAGLVITMLPTSPLCPYLKYLVAEIRQTARPLAPGRTIKVVIDMQHRWTPEYLSTEGQRYFFGGKP, from the coding sequence ATGCAAAATGATCGCTGCGCTCGCGTTTGGCTGCGCCTCTTTATGGCACTGCTGTTTTGTGGCGGCGGTTATGGTCTGACGCAGCTCCCGGCTCTGGTCACGGCTTTCAGACAGGCCGGTGAACCCGAATGCACGCCACACCGCGAAGCCAGCAGGCCATCGACTCCCGCTGCCACCAAAAAGCGGCCCGCCGAAAGGTCCGGCATGCCGCCCGAAGCCGCAAGCGTGGAAAATCCCGGACAACCCGTCTTGCGCGACCGACTGGAGAAGCATCCGGTGTATAACGCCCTGCGGGCCGTGCGCGACCCGGAACTGGGGGTGAGCATTATCGACCTGGGGATGATCCGCGACATTGCGGAGGATGGACCGGCAGGGCTGGTGATCACCATGCTTCCGACCTCCCCCCTGTGTCCCTATCTGAAATACCTGGTAGCTGAAATCAGGCAAACGGCGCGACCGCTGGCCCCCGGCAGGACGATCAAGGTTGTAATCGACATGCAGCATCGCTGGACTCCCGAATATCTTTCCACCGAAGGGCAACGCTATTTTTTTGGAGGCAAACCATGA
- a CDS encoding GNAT family N-acetyltransferase: MRAPQAGRYELVFIRKQPFSAVAASIGRLACAAYRCTPPRNPLISLPQRKIARFPYENYAVSIRSFRMDTSKGHKKLFTFKDGKIFKNTDIAPVFLSNGWSLKEDSSHVVDALRFSDQVASCWLGDTLIGFANSITDCGITVYIHYLIVHADYHGNGVGTKLIEQLVCSYPNYKHIVLATAEENVEFFKKFGFFTHSTVRTMEMRRTNS; the protein is encoded by the coding sequence GTGCGCGCCCCTCAAGCCGGGCGTTATGAGCTAGTTTTCATCCGGAAACAGCCCTTTTCCGCCGTGGCGGCGTCAATCGGCAGGCTTGCTTGTGCGGCGTACCGATGTACGCCTCCGCGCAACCCCTTGATTTCCTTGCCACAACGAAAAATTGCTCGTTTCCCATATGAAAACTACGCTGTATCCATCCGGAGTTTCCGGATGGATACGAGCAAGGGACATAAGAAATTGTTTACGTTTAAAGATGGTAAAATTTTTAAAAACACTGATATTGCACCTGTCTTTTTATCTAATGGCTGGTCTTTAAAAGAAGATTCGTCTCACGTAGTTGATGCCTTACGCTTCAGTGACCAAGTAGCATCTTGTTGGTTGGGCGATACTCTAATCGGTTTTGCAAATTCAATTACTGATTGCGGTATTACAGTTTATATACACTATCTGATTGTGCACGCAGATTATCATGGTAACGGTGTTGGCACAAAGTTAATAGAACAGCTCGTTTGTTCCTATCCAAATTACAAACATATTGTTCTTGCAACGGCTGAGGAAAATGTTGAGTTTTTTAAGAAGTTCGGATTTTTCACTCACAGCACTGTGCGAACCATGGAAATGCGAAGAACCAACTCATAA
- a CDS encoding SpoIIE family protein phosphatase: protein MKCLLDVYHKSLNMVGEELCGDQVRVINSGNKTRAVLCDGLGHGVKANILATLSSEIIINLLREDVPLPEVFETVIGTLPVDKELNLAYATSTMIEIDRSDLTYKVYNFDNPPILFYRKRKLEFLPFRQILLMDRNVQYSEGALERGDLLITMSDGMLQAGIGGVLNPNWDVNRLGAYVEELFQYLPVNLRLLVDKTVAHVNQLYDRKPADDASLLGLLVRAKQGVMLFTGPPVNPDQDRSLSQRILKFEGTRIVCGGTTGNIVARESGHSGAIDPDTARLDVPPMSSLPGIDILTEGILTLSSVLEWIEATHGNPNLLPTKDKNGAVLVAEALLDADEITLVVGLKVNPAYQNPDLPLSMSIRKNLMEKIADRLAELGKVVSIEFH from the coding sequence GTGAAATGCCTGTTGGATGTTTATCATAAAAGCCTGAACATGGTGGGGGAAGAACTCTGCGGCGACCAGGTTCGCGTGATCAATTCCGGAAACAAGACCCGTGCGGTGCTGTGCGACGGTCTTGGCCACGGAGTCAAAGCCAACATTCTGGCCACCCTTTCCTCTGAAATCATCATTAACCTGCTGCGTGAAGATGTCCCCCTGCCGGAGGTTTTTGAAACCGTTATTGGCACGTTGCCCGTGGACAAGGAACTGAACCTGGCCTATGCCACCAGCACCATGATCGAAATCGATCGTTCCGATCTGACCTACAAGGTTTACAACTTCGACAATCCTCCGATTCTTTTTTATCGCAAACGTAAACTCGAATTTTTGCCATTTCGCCAGATTCTCCTGATGGACAGGAATGTTCAATATTCAGAAGGAGCCCTGGAACGCGGCGATCTGCTGATCACCATGAGCGACGGTATGCTCCAGGCCGGCATCGGTGGCGTGCTCAATCCCAATTGGGATGTAAATCGTCTCGGGGCATACGTTGAGGAATTATTCCAGTATCTTCCTGTCAACCTTCGCCTGCTGGTTGACAAAACCGTCGCTCATGTCAACCAGCTTTATGACAGGAAACCGGCGGATGACGCTTCCCTGCTCGGACTGCTTGTGCGGGCGAAGCAGGGTGTCATGCTTTTCACCGGTCCGCCCGTCAATCCCGACCAGGATCGCAGTTTGTCCCAGCGCATTTTGAAATTTGAGGGGACGCGCATTGTCTGCGGCGGGACAACCGGCAACATTGTTGCCAGGGAAAGCGGTCACAGCGGCGCTATCGACCCGGATACGGCTCGACTGGATGTCCCTCCGATGAGCAGTTTGCCGGGGATCGATATCCTGACGGAGGGGATATTGACTCTCTCGTCGGTACTTGAGTGGATTGAAGCCACGCATGGCAATCCGAACCTGCTGCCGACAAAAGACAAGAATGGTGCGGTCCTGGTCGCCGAAGCCTTGCTCGATGCCGATGAAATTACTCTGGTGGTTGGCTTGAAGGTCAACCCCGCCTACCAGAACCCGGACCTCCCCCTGAGTATGTCCATTCGCAAAAACCTCATGGAAAAAATCGCTGACCGGCTTGCGGAGCTGGGCAAGGTGGTTTCGATCGAGTTTCATTGA
- a CDS encoding sulfite exporter TauE/SafE family protein encodes MMARALTLGLSTGFFCLGTCAPVLMSLFASGEQAGLKSHARGLVIFLGGRLAGYCLFGAASFAAGQALGAHSASLTVLLPAGEVLLGAVMLLHATLHRLPHLISCRRAHRWFGRHKLLFAAGFFTGINLCPPFLLAVAQAMRGGSMLQSVAFFVVFFLTTSLYLLPLVLSGLATRYSEIRAAARIACGIGGLWFILRGVKLLGGFT; translated from the coding sequence ATGATGGCGCGGGCCTTGACGCTGGGACTGTCTACCGGTTTTTTCTGCCTGGGAACCTGCGCCCCGGTGCTTATGAGCCTGTTCGCCAGCGGCGAACAGGCGGGATTGAAATCCCATGCCAGGGGGCTGGTGATCTTTCTGGGGGGAAGGCTGGCCGGCTACTGCCTGTTCGGGGCGGCGAGCTTTGCCGCCGGACAGGCCCTGGGCGCGCACAGCGCGTCCCTGACCGTGCTGCTGCCGGCAGGGGAAGTGCTGCTCGGCGCCGTGATGCTGCTCCATGCAACCTTGCACCGCCTGCCGCACCTGATATCATGCCGCCGCGCCCACCGCTGGTTCGGTCGCCACAAACTGCTGTTTGCCGCCGGATTTTTCACCGGCATCAACCTCTGTCCGCCGTTTCTGCTCGCCGTTGCACAGGCCATGCGCGGCGGCTCCATGCTGCAGAGTGTGGCGTTTTTCGTGGTGTTTTTCCTGACCACTTCCCTGTACCTGCTGCCACTGGTCCTCTCCGGCCTGGCAACACGCTATTCCGAAATACGTGCCGCCGCCCGCATCGCCTGCGGCATCGGCGGGTTATGGTTCATTCTGCGGGGCGTGAAACTGCTCGGCGGCTTCACCTGA
- a CDS encoding PolC-type DNA polymerase III — MFALTPHDAQRPAALHASGEEIVVLDFETTGVAPLRGDRAIEIGAVRMVDGQIVGRFQSLMNPGRRVSGFIEAYTGISNSMLQAAPPAAEVMADFHDFIGMAPLVAHNASFDRRFLDHELGRIGRIRRQEFACSLLVARRLYPDAPNHKLATLVYLKGLPNSGRFHRALADAEMTAHLWLRMVEDLRHAYGLPTVSFALMCGLAAQKKARVETFLQQWVQPPR, encoded by the coding sequence ATGTTCGCCCTGACTCCCCATGACGCACAACGGCCCGCGGCACTGCATGCCAGTGGCGAAGAAATCGTGGTGCTCGATTTCGAGACGACCGGCGTGGCGCCGTTGCGGGGCGACCGGGCCATCGAGATCGGCGCGGTGCGCATGGTGGACGGACAGATCGTCGGCCGGTTTCAGAGCCTTATGAATCCCGGCCGCCGTGTCAGCGGTTTCATCGAGGCCTATACCGGCATCAGCAACTCCATGCTGCAGGCGGCGCCCCCCGCTGCCGAGGTAATGGCCGATTTTCATGATTTTATCGGCATGGCGCCGCTGGTGGCCCACAATGCGTCTTTCGACCGGCGCTTTCTCGATCATGAACTGGGCCGCATTGGCCGCATCCGTCGGCAGGAATTCGCCTGTTCGCTGCTGGTGGCCCGGCGGCTCTATCCGGATGCTCCCAATCACAAACTGGCGACACTGGTTTACCTGAAGGGGCTGCCCAATAGCGGCCGGTTTCATCGTGCGCTGGCCGATGCCGAAATGACCGCTCATCTGTGGCTGCGCATGGTGGAGGATTTGCGGCATGCTTACGGTTTGCCCACGGTATCCTTTGCGTTGATGTGTGGCCTGGCGGCACAGAAAAAGGCGCGAGTGGAGACCTTTTTGCAGCAGTGGGTGCAGCCGCCGCGATAG
- a CDS encoding HD domain-containing protein, with amino-acid sequence MPYLKGQLLKLLVDYFEEDYRRIQHAVSVLRYAESIMETFEGHDPDVVIAAALLHDVGIKPSEQELGYNNGRTQERYGPAVVRSLLGGIGFPESKLQKVADIVGNHHSPSRYDYPELEILKQADRIVNRLEAAR; translated from the coding sequence ATGCCCTATCTCAAGGGACAGCTTTTAAAGCTGCTGGTGGATTATTTTGAAGAAGATTACCGCCGCATCCAGCATGCCGTCAGCGTTTTGCGATATGCCGAAAGTATCATGGAGACCTTCGAGGGGCACGATCCCGATGTGGTGATCGCGGCTGCGCTATTGCACGATGTCGGCATTAAACCGTCGGAGCAGGAACTCGGCTACAACAACGGCAGAACCCAGGAGCGGTACGGGCCAGCGGTGGTGCGCTCCCTGTTGGGCGGCATCGGTTTTCCCGAGAGCAAATTGCAGAAAGTTGCCGACATTGTCGGCAACCACCATTCGCCATCGCGCTACGACTACCCCGAACTGGAAATTCTCAAGCAGGCCGATCGCATCGTCAATCGGCTGGAAGCGGCGCGGTAG
- a CDS encoding DUF4870 domain-containing protein translates to MEEIKDVAGNQESRNMALLIWIGTIFFGFIPGLIFYLIKKDDAYVFDQAKESLNWSITAAIAMVVGGFLTVILVGFLVMPAVWVCNLVFCIMGAMACSNGKDFRVPWTLRLIK, encoded by the coding sequence ATGGAAGAAATCAAGGATGTGGCCGGTAACCAGGAATCCAGGAATATGGCTTTGCTCATCTGGATTGGTACCATATTTTTCGGGTTTATCCCCGGGTTGATCTTCTATCTCATCAAAAAAGATGATGCCTACGTTTTTGATCAGGCGAAGGAATCTCTGAACTGGTCGATCACCGCGGCTATCGCCATGGTCGTCGGAGGATTTTTGACGGTGATACTGGTCGGATTTCTGGTGATGCCTGCTGTCTGGGTCTGTAACCTGGTGTTCTGCATCATGGGAGCAATGGCCTGTTCCAACGGCAAAGACTTCAGGGTCCCCTGGACCCTGCGGCTTATCAAGTAA
- a CDS encoding methyl-accepting chemotaxis protein, with product MKFRDLGLTAKITIGCGVPLLLLLILGGISYNGMAVLLTSARQVDSGHQAVEQSKDLEKIILQMQVGQKGYLISGKKEMLDLYLNGKQVVSEHIAGLKKLVKERPGQMQLLDDISGLAERWRTEAAEPEILARQRIDMSPEERRKRAKTEGDKGMVKVEDVLDPQILLEYQKLFTAVTGLKNMVAEQDGSPVRLQDLSTFSTFCFGLVRQSKKGALRCQADDAKGGKVSGETGKPFVYECHAGLVDFAVPIIVDGRQIGAWLGGQVLTKKPDTAHFGKLARELDIDPDAMLKAVREIPVLSKTKVEQSAQFLSLLAGTMSKLGNDQRLWKVLTDQVESGVGDGIMNQLQEKLAQFINAEMQQVKNVQTRAALRTAGTKLLIMVCALLATGIGAAVSFFIVRSITGPVYKAMRLADNLSRGDFSDRLNLEQSDEIGRLAASLDHMAELLGQNDADMKANLKNLNEVLSQVDSISVHIDHSSHALSDSGQSLAQAATEAASSLEEISAALTEISAQTKGTVDNAGVANELSATSLQVATSGQEQMNQMLGAMAAIHDSSQNIVKITKVIDEIAFQTNLLSLNAAVEAARAGQHGKGFAVVAEEVRNLAVRSAQAAHEITDLILNSVGKVENGNKIAGETSEALVKIVEATAKTAAIVREIADAASEQAAGIDQITQGIGQVDGATQMVTASSEETAATSDELAGMASRLRNIIESQCSDQQPEHGAHNGNPNDRQALPPAANRG from the coding sequence ATGAAATTCAGAGATCTCGGACTGACGGCCAAAATAACCATCGGTTGCGGCGTCCCGCTGTTACTGCTGTTGATACTGGGGGGCATCAGCTACAATGGCATGGCAGTGTTGCTGACTTCCGCGCGGCAGGTCGACAGCGGCCACCAGGCCGTGGAGCAGTCAAAGGATCTGGAAAAAATCATCCTGCAGATGCAGGTCGGCCAGAAAGGCTACCTGATATCCGGCAAAAAAGAGATGCTGGACCTCTACCTGAACGGCAAGCAGGTGGTGTCCGAACATATCGCCGGACTGAAGAAGCTGGTCAAGGAACGTCCAGGGCAGATGCAACTGCTGGACGATATCTCCGGCCTGGCCGAGCGCTGGCGGACAGAAGCGGCGGAACCGGAAATTCTCGCCCGGCAACGTATCGACATGAGCCCCGAGGAGCGGCGAAAACGGGCCAAAACCGAGGGCGACAAGGGCATGGTCAAGGTCGAGGATGTCCTCGACCCGCAGATCCTGCTTGAATACCAGAAGCTGTTCACCGCCGTGACCGGCCTGAAAAACATGGTGGCCGAACAGGACGGCAGCCCGGTCCGCCTGCAGGATCTGAGCACCTTTTCCACCTTCTGTTTCGGCCTGGTACGCCAGAGCAAGAAAGGCGCCCTGCGCTGCCAGGCCGACGATGCCAAGGGCGGCAAGGTATCCGGAGAAACCGGCAAACCCTTCGTGTACGAATGCCATGCCGGCCTGGTCGATTTCGCCGTGCCGATTATTGTGGACGGCCGCCAGATAGGCGCCTGGCTGGGAGGGCAGGTTCTGACCAAAAAACCCGACACCGCGCATTTTGGCAAGCTTGCGCGAGAGCTCGACATCGATCCGGATGCCATGCTCAAGGCCGTGCGCGAGATCCCGGTGCTGTCCAAAACAAAGGTCGAACAATCGGCGCAATTTCTCAGCCTGCTGGCCGGCACCATGTCGAAACTCGGCAACGATCAACGGCTCTGGAAGGTGCTGACCGACCAAGTCGAGTCGGGAGTCGGTGACGGCATCATGAACCAGCTGCAGGAAAAACTGGCCCAGTTCATCAACGCGGAAATGCAGCAGGTAAAAAATGTCCAAACCCGGGCCGCCCTGCGTACCGCCGGCACCAAGCTGCTGATTATGGTATGCGCCCTGCTGGCCACCGGTATCGGCGCCGCAGTCTCGTTTTTCATCGTGCGCAGCATCACCGGTCCGGTATACAAAGCCATGCGGCTGGCTGACAACCTGAGCCGAGGCGACTTTTCCGATCGCCTCAACCTCGAGCAGTCCGATGAAATAGGCCGGCTTGCCGCCTCTCTGGACCACATGGCCGAGCTTCTCGGCCAGAACGATGCGGACATGAAAGCCAATCTGAAAAACCTCAATGAAGTGCTGTCCCAGGTTGACAGCATCTCGGTTCATATAGATCATAGTTCCCACGCCTTGAGCGATTCGGGTCAATCCCTGGCTCAGGCCGCCACCGAAGCGGCCAGTTCTCTTGAGGAAATCTCGGCCGCCCTTACCGAAATCAGCGCGCAGACCAAAGGAACCGTGGACAACGCCGGGGTGGCCAACGAACTCAGCGCCACATCCCTGCAAGTGGCCACGTCCGGCCAGGAACAGATGAATCAGATGCTCGGAGCCATGGCCGCGATCCACGATTCGAGCCAGAATATCGTCAAAATCACCAAGGTTATCGATGAGATCGCCTTCCAGACCAATCTGCTGTCCCTCAACGCCGCCGTGGAAGCGGCCCGCGCCGGCCAGCACGGCAAGGGCTTCGCGGTAGTGGCCGAAGAAGTACGCAACCTGGCGGTGCGCAGCGCCCAGGCGGCGCATGAAATTACCGATCTGATCCTGAATTCGGTGGGCAAGGTGGAAAACGGCAACAAGATCGCCGGAGAGACCTCCGAAGCGCTGGTCAAGATCGTCGAGGCCACCGCCAAGACTGCCGCCATCGTCAGGGAGATCGCCGACGCCGCCAGTGAACAGGCCGCCGGCATCGATCAGATCACCCAGGGGATCGGCCAGGTGGACGGCGCGACCCAGATGGTTACCGCCTCATCCGAAGAGACCGCGGCGACGTCCGACGAACTGGCGGGCATGGCCTCCAGGCTGCGAAACATCATCGAAAGCCAGTGCAGTGATCAGCAGCCAGAGCATGGCGCCCACAACGGCAATCCGAACGACCGGCAAGCCCTGCCGCCCGCCGCAAACCGTGGGTAG